Proteins encoded in a region of the Polynucleobacter antarcticus genome:
- a CDS encoding ABC transporter ATP-binding protein, producing MNPEISLSNTRPPSNWVGILGSALFPIKDLDSILAWAELDLDSDMHFGKSLLCLTDAGLFWVDRDHSQFWPISPAAHLLHGDQSGVGYLKLQTDDSLLRVWHFTLAVNPQILRLQSSFRQLARGDQPTEIVEISEYDQQICHACLSPKPANSDVCPTCDPEGDIPPSTWTLFKLWRFARPYKKELLLGFVLTLLSTGATLIPPYLTMPLMDNVLIPYEKGNPIDFALASQYLVALFAAAVVAWGLGWWKTYLLALVSERIGADLRNTTFEHLLKLSLEYFGGKRTGDLMARIGAETDRICVFLSLYALDFITDVIMITMTAAILISIDPLLALVTLAPLPFIVWMIHTVRDKLRFGFEKIDRTWSEVTNILADTIPGIRVVKAFAQEDRELKRFVDSNKHNLQINDRVNRIWGLFSPTVTFLTETGLLVVWGFGIWQVAHQKVSVGVLIAFLAYIGRFYLRLDSMSRIVSHTQKAAAGAKRIFDILDHVSSVPEPINPAPLTNVKGHIALRGVGFRYGNRAVSKGIDLDIAPGEMIGLVGHSGSGKSTLVNLICRFYDVSAGSISLDGRDIRSIAIADYRKRIGLVLQEPFLFFGTIAENIAYGKPEATREEIIEAARAAHAHEFILRLPLGYDSLVGERGQSLSGGERQRISIARALLINPSILILDEATSSVDTTTEKEIQRALDNLVKGRTTIAIAHRLSTLRKADRLVVLDKGEIVEIGSHDQLMEAQGAYYALYQAQLRQAADLVEGGAIGESLQDVKVEGVSEIKVGGKI from the coding sequence ATGAATCCAGAAATTTCCCTATCCAACACACGACCACCAAGTAATTGGGTGGGCATTTTGGGATCCGCTTTATTCCCTATCAAGGATCTTGACTCCATATTAGCGTGGGCTGAGCTAGATCTTGATAGTGACATGCATTTTGGTAAAAGTCTGCTGTGTCTCACTGATGCAGGGCTTTTTTGGGTGGATCGTGACCATTCCCAATTCTGGCCTATTAGCCCTGCAGCGCATCTTCTACATGGCGATCAATCTGGGGTCGGGTATCTCAAACTTCAAACAGATGACAGCCTATTGCGGGTTTGGCATTTCACTTTAGCGGTAAATCCGCAAATCCTGCGTTTGCAAAGTAGCTTTAGGCAGCTTGCGCGTGGGGATCAGCCTACTGAGATTGTTGAGATATCTGAATATGATCAGCAAATCTGTCATGCCTGTTTGAGTCCTAAGCCAGCTAATTCAGATGTGTGCCCAACATGTGATCCAGAAGGAGATATACCACCGTCTACCTGGACTCTATTTAAATTATGGCGTTTTGCTCGTCCCTATAAAAAAGAATTATTGCTGGGGTTTGTATTAACTCTGCTTTCCACGGGCGCTACTTTAATACCGCCTTACCTGACGATGCCCTTAATGGACAATGTGTTGATCCCTTACGAAAAAGGCAATCCGATTGATTTTGCTTTGGCTAGCCAATATCTGGTGGCCTTGTTTGCTGCTGCTGTGGTTGCCTGGGGTTTAGGTTGGTGGAAAACCTACCTCTTAGCATTAGTCAGTGAGCGGATCGGTGCCGATTTACGCAATACAACCTTTGAACATTTGCTCAAGTTATCTTTGGAGTACTTTGGGGGAAAAAGAACCGGCGACTTAATGGCGCGCATTGGCGCTGAAACTGATCGCATCTGTGTATTTCTCTCGCTCTACGCTTTAGATTTTATTACCGACGTGATTATGATCACAATGACAGCAGCGATCTTAATTTCGATTGATCCCTTGCTTGCTTTGGTCACATTGGCACCACTGCCATTCATTGTGTGGATGATTCATACAGTCAGAGATAAGTTGCGTTTTGGTTTTGAAAAGATTGATCGCACCTGGTCTGAAGTGACTAACATTTTGGCAGACACCATCCCAGGTATTCGGGTAGTGAAAGCCTTTGCTCAAGAAGACCGCGAACTTAAACGCTTCGTTGATTCGAATAAGCATAACTTGCAGATTAATGATCGGGTTAATCGCATCTGGGGTTTATTTTCCCCCACAGTCACTTTCTTAACGGAAACAGGTCTATTAGTGGTTTGGGGTTTTGGAATTTGGCAGGTTGCGCATCAAAAAGTTTCGGTGGGTGTTTTAATTGCTTTCCTAGCTTATATCGGACGCTTCTATCTTCGCTTAGATTCAATGAGTCGAATTGTTTCTCATACCCAAAAAGCAGCGGCAGGGGCAAAGCGGATTTTCGATATTTTGGATCATGTCTCTAGCGTTCCTGAACCGATTAATCCAGCCCCCCTGACCAACGTGAAAGGGCATATCGCTCTTAGAGGTGTCGGTTTCCGCTATGGTAACCGTGCGGTTTCTAAAGGTATTGATCTGGATATTGCGCCCGGAGAAATGATTGGGCTTGTGGGCCATAGTGGCTCCGGCAAAAGTACTTTAGTGAATTTGATCTGCCGCTTTTACGACGTGAGTGCGGGATCTATTTCTTTAGATGGTCGCGATATTCGTAGTATTGCGATCGCAGACTATCGCAAGCGTATTGGCTTAGTGCTTCAAGAGCCGTTTTTATTCTTTGGCACGATTGCCGAGAATATTGCGTATGGAAAACCAGAGGCTACTCGAGAAGAAATCATTGAAGCAGCGCGTGCAGCCCATGCTCACGAATTCATATTACGATTACCTTTAGGTTACGACTCTCTAGTAGGTGAGCGCGGCCAATCTCTCTCAGGTGGAGAGCGTCAACGTATTTCCATTGCGCGTGCTTTACTGATTAATCCCAGTATTCTGATTTTGGATGAGGCTACCTCCTCTGTCGACACCACAACTGAAAAAGAAATTCAGCGTGCCTTAGACAATCTTGTGAAAGGCCGTACTACGATTGCAATTGCACATCGTCTATCTACGCTCAGGAAAGCAGATCGCTTGGTAGTCTTAGATAAAGGTGAAATTGTAGAGATTGGCTCTCATGATCAATTGATGGAGGCGCAGGGCGCTTACTACGCTTTATATCAAGCGCAACTTCGCCAAGCTGCAGACTTGGTGGAAGGCGGCGCTATTGGTGAAAGTCTCCAAGATGTAAAAGTAGAGGGCGTTTCAGAGATCAAAGTAGGGGGCAAAATATGA
- the cphA gene encoding cyanophycin synthetase encodes MPQLLDKTIEILSHRHLRGPNMWSYNPALEVLIDIGDLEDHPSDLIPGFYDRLSACLPSLFEHRCSYGEPGGFLKRVEEGTWPGHILEHLTIELQNLSGIPGGFGRARDGGRRGVYKVIVSASEEAVTLQAFTYARDLLLTLIKDNGDAVAQKNQIIEALKELSDDLCLGPSTACIVNAATLREIPHIRLSSGNLVQLGYGSKQRRIWTAETDQTSAIAETISRDKDLTKSLLASAGVPTPQGRTVTSPDDAWEAAQDIGLPVVVKPIDGNHGRGVFINLHTQQEIEAAYAVAIHEGSEVLVERHIQGDEHRLLVVGNKVVAAAKGETVWITGDGKHSVLELIQIQINSDPRRGNTEECPLNPVRIDSAVELELARQQLTGSGIPVKDQKVLIQSNGNVAFDVTDLVHPDVASQVALAARVVGLEIAGVDLVAQDISQPLADQHAAIVEVNAGPGLLMHLKPASGKPQPVGEAIAEHLFPLDVDFRLPIIGVSGASGRSTVAQIVAHFIRLTNLHVGLSSSKGLYFGNRSIQRQSPSYWENARRTLQNRAIEIAVLESDNASLLLEGLAYDHCQVGIVLNVDPLQLFPEYYISDEDQLFNVVRTQVDVVVPTGFAVLNADDPIVTKMAELCKGTVIYFTQDAASPVAQAHLNNGGRAVLIGQQQITLMSTGQDSKSIPIPRHAEASASTPWKVINLGAAIAAAWALDIPFNVIEAGAETFVFEPSVPVGA; translated from the coding sequence ATGCCCCAATTACTCGATAAAACGATTGAGATTCTCAGTCATAGGCATCTTCGTGGCCCCAATATGTGGAGCTACAACCCAGCACTCGAAGTGTTGATTGATATTGGGGATTTAGAAGATCATCCGTCAGACTTAATCCCAGGTTTTTACGATCGTCTTAGCGCCTGCCTTCCTAGCCTGTTTGAACATCGTTGTAGCTATGGAGAACCTGGTGGGTTTTTAAAGCGCGTCGAGGAAGGTACCTGGCCCGGTCACATTCTTGAGCACCTCACCATTGAATTACAAAACCTATCGGGAATTCCGGGCGGCTTTGGAAGAGCGCGTGATGGCGGTCGAAGAGGCGTCTACAAAGTAATCGTGAGCGCAAGTGAAGAGGCGGTCACACTGCAAGCCTTTACGTATGCACGCGATCTTTTACTGACTTTAATTAAAGATAATGGCGATGCTGTTGCTCAAAAAAACCAAATCATTGAAGCTTTGAAAGAGTTGAGTGATGATCTGTGTTTAGGTCCCAGCACTGCTTGTATTGTGAATGCTGCAACTCTGCGCGAAATCCCGCACATTCGGCTTTCCAGCGGTAATCTCGTTCAACTGGGTTATGGCTCTAAGCAACGTCGTATATGGACGGCAGAGACAGATCAAACTAGTGCAATTGCAGAAACCATTTCTCGTGATAAAGATTTAACGAAGAGCCTATTGGCAAGTGCTGGTGTTCCAACCCCACAAGGTAGAACTGTCACTAGTCCTGATGACGCCTGGGAAGCGGCGCAAGATATTGGCTTACCAGTTGTTGTCAAGCCGATTGATGGCAATCACGGTCGTGGGGTCTTCATTAATTTGCATACCCAGCAAGAAATTGAAGCTGCGTATGCAGTAGCAATTCACGAAGGTAGCGAAGTCTTAGTAGAGCGTCATATTCAAGGCGATGAACATCGACTATTAGTGGTTGGAAACAAAGTGGTTGCAGCGGCGAAAGGTGAAACGGTTTGGATCACTGGAGACGGCAAACATTCTGTACTAGAGCTCATTCAAATTCAGATTAATTCAGATCCACGTCGTGGTAATACCGAAGAGTGCCCTCTGAATCCCGTACGCATTGACTCAGCTGTTGAACTTGAGCTCGCCCGTCAGCAGCTTACTGGCTCTGGCATTCCCGTCAAAGATCAAAAAGTTCTTATTCAAAGTAATGGTAATGTTGCGTTTGATGTCACTGACTTAGTACACCCCGATGTAGCTAGTCAAGTTGCTTTAGCTGCCCGCGTAGTAGGGCTAGAGATTGCAGGGGTTGACTTAGTAGCACAAGATATTAGCCAACCCCTCGCAGATCAACACGCAGCCATAGTTGAGGTGAACGCAGGGCCAGGTCTGTTGATGCATCTGAAGCCTGCCAGCGGCAAGCCGCAACCAGTTGGCGAAGCGATTGCCGAACACCTATTTCCGCTCGATGTTGATTTCCGCCTACCGATTATTGGGGTCAGCGGAGCTAGTGGAAGATCTACAGTCGCTCAAATCGTAGCGCATTTTATTAGACTTACTAATTTACATGTTGGGCTTTCTTCAAGCAAAGGCCTCTACTTTGGAAATCGATCTATCCAAAGACAATCGCCTTCGTATTGGGAGAATGCGCGACGCACATTACAAAATAGAGCAATTGAAATTGCTGTACTCGAGAGCGATAACGCCTCCTTACTACTTGAGGGCTTAGCTTATGATCATTGTCAAGTCGGCATCGTTCTGAATGTAGACCCTCTCCAGCTATTCCCGGAATACTACATTAGCGATGAAGATCAGCTATTTAATGTGGTTCGTACTCAGGTTGATGTTGTCGTGCCTACCGGCTTTGCAGTGCTGAATGCAGACGATCCTATCGTGACGAAAATGGCAGAACTGTGTAAGGGCACCGTGATTTACTTTACTCAAGATGCTGCATCTCCAGTAGCTCAGGCCCATCTGAACAATGGTGGCCGTGCAGTCCTTATAGGCCAACAACAAATTACACTGATGAGCACGGGGCAAGATTCAAAAAGTATTCCGATTCCACGCCATGCAGAAGCAAGTGCCAGCACACCGTGGAAAGTCATCAATTTAGGAGCGGCTATTGCCGCGGCGTGGGCGCTAGATATTCCATTTAACGTCATCGAAGCTGGTGCTGAAACTTTTGTTTTCGAGCCCAGTGTTCCAGTAGGAGCTTAA
- the cphA gene encoding cyanophycin synthetase yields MEITRIRMLRGPNLWSRHTALEAIVSCDETERSIDSIPNFENKIRERFPQLGSMRRGAHNEVLSLAHALEHAALGLQSQAGCPVTFSRTVQTIEVGVYQVIAEYTEEVVGRMAFDFAFALIQATLSDVPFDLAAALAELEALYEDVRLGPSTGSIVDAAVQRNIPYRRMTEGSMVQFGWGSKQKRIQAAETSDTSAIAEAIAQDKELTKNLLTAAGVSVPVGEVVTTADEAWHVAQKMGGRIVLKPKDGNQGKGVVANIQSETEVRAGFIVARAHGRKIIVERYLPGADYRLLVVGNRLSAAARREPAQVVGDGKNSVAQLVELENQNPLRGDGHATALTKIRFDDIALAHLAGNGLNPQYVPKTGERVLLRNNANLSTGGTATDVTDDVHPDVAASAIAAAQMIGLDVAGVDILCEAIYKPLETQGGGIVEVNAAPGLRMHLKPSYGKSRPVGEDIMNMMYPQGDDGRIPVVAVTGTNGKTTTVRLIAHLINETGQRIGMTTTDGVYINHRRIDSGDCSGPKSARNVLMHPDVDAAVLETARGGMLREGLGFDRCEVAVVTNIGEGDHLGLNYIASVEDLAILKRVVVQNVAPTGAAVLNAADPIVVKMGDVCSGRVIFFAQNQHHPVIAAHRAKNKKVIYFDGTYIVASKGARVVYRFPVSEIPVTQNGVLGFQIENVMASIGAAWALNLDADHIARGLLSFESTTNAVPGRFNQFQHKGATVIADYGHNPDAMRALANAIEAMKPKKSHVVISGAGDRRDEDIRDLTRILGNSFDNVILYQDQCQRGREDGEVLKLLQEGLVGTTKAKRVKEITGEFLAIDTALDDLSPGDICLILIDQVEESLAYLKEKVQP; encoded by the coding sequence TTGGAAATTACCCGTATCCGCATGTTGCGTGGCCCTAATTTATGGAGCCGCCATACCGCCCTAGAGGCGATTGTTTCTTGCGATGAAACCGAACGCTCGATTGATTCCATTCCGAACTTTGAAAATAAGATTCGTGAGCGCTTTCCTCAATTAGGAAGCATGCGTCGGGGTGCTCATAACGAGGTTCTGTCTTTAGCCCATGCTTTAGAGCACGCTGCCTTGGGTCTGCAGTCACAAGCGGGCTGCCCTGTTACCTTTAGTCGGACAGTGCAAACCATTGAAGTCGGTGTATATCAAGTGATTGCAGAATATACCGAAGAAGTGGTTGGGCGTATGGCATTTGATTTTGCCTTTGCACTGATTCAAGCAACGCTAAGCGACGTGCCATTTGATCTTGCTGCGGCACTTGCTGAATTAGAAGCACTATATGAAGATGTTCGCCTCGGTCCCAGCACAGGCTCTATCGTCGATGCCGCCGTCCAAAGAAATATTCCCTATCGCCGTATGACTGAAGGGAGCATGGTTCAGTTTGGCTGGGGCAGTAAGCAAAAACGTATTCAGGCTGCAGAAACCAGTGATACCAGTGCGATTGCCGAGGCAATTGCACAAGATAAAGAACTCACTAAAAATTTACTGACTGCTGCAGGGGTGTCCGTTCCTGTTGGCGAAGTAGTGACTACAGCCGATGAGGCATGGCATGTGGCCCAAAAAATGGGGGGTCGTATTGTCCTCAAGCCGAAGGATGGTAATCAAGGTAAAGGGGTGGTAGCTAATATTCAGAGTGAAACTGAGGTACGTGCCGGTTTTATTGTCGCGCGAGCCCATGGTCGGAAAATTATTGTGGAGCGCTACTTACCAGGTGCTGACTATCGCTTACTAGTAGTTGGCAATCGCCTCTCTGCAGCAGCCCGTCGTGAGCCTGCTCAGGTAGTAGGCGATGGCAAAAATAGTGTCGCCCAATTAGTGGAACTAGAGAATCAGAATCCCTTACGTGGTGATGGTCATGCAACCGCCTTAACCAAAATTCGTTTTGATGACATTGCACTGGCACATTTAGCCGGCAATGGCTTAAACCCTCAATATGTGCCCAAAACGGGTGAACGGGTGTTATTGCGAAACAATGCCAATTTAAGTACAGGCGGTACCGCAACAGATGTAACGGATGACGTGCATCCCGATGTTGCAGCTAGCGCTATTGCTGCAGCACAAATGATTGGCTTAGATGTTGCTGGCGTTGATATTCTTTGTGAAGCTATTTATAAGCCACTGGAAACTCAGGGTGGTGGGATTGTTGAAGTCAATGCAGCACCAGGTTTACGTATGCACCTCAAACCTTCGTATGGAAAAAGTCGCCCTGTTGGAGAAGACATCATGAACATGATGTACCCCCAAGGTGATGATGGCCGCATTCCGGTTGTGGCCGTTACTGGTACCAATGGCAAAACAACGACAGTACGATTGATTGCACACCTTATTAATGAAACTGGCCAGCGTATCGGCATGACCACTACTGATGGGGTTTACATTAATCATCGCCGCATTGACTCTGGTGACTGCAGCGGTCCGAAAAGTGCGCGCAATGTCCTTATGCATCCTGACGTTGATGCCGCTGTTCTAGAAACTGCCCGTGGCGGCATGTTGCGCGAAGGCTTAGGCTTTGATCGCTGCGAAGTAGCGGTAGTGACCAATATTGGTGAAGGTGATCACTTAGGCTTAAATTACATTGCTAGTGTTGAAGACTTGGCGATTCTCAAAAGGGTGGTGGTGCAGAACGTAGCACCAACAGGCGCTGCAGTACTCAATGCAGCGGACCCGATTGTCGTCAAAATGGGTGATGTCTGTTCGGGACGTGTGATCTTCTTTGCCCAAAATCAACATCACCCTGTGATTGCCGCTCACCGAGCTAAGAATAAAAAAGTCATTTACTTTGATGGTACTTATATTGTGGCATCTAAAGGCGCACGGGTGGTCTATCGCTTTCCAGTGAGCGAGATTCCTGTGACCCAAAATGGCGTTCTAGGATTTCAAATTGAAAATGTGATGGCCTCTATTGGTGCTGCCTGGGCTCTGAATTTGGATGCAGACCATATTGCTCGCGGCCTTCTTTCCTTTGAAAGCACTACCAATGCAGTACCAGGTCGCTTTAATCAGTTTCAGCATAAAGGTGCAACGGTGATTGCTGACTATGGTCATAACCCAGATGCGATGCGTGCCCTAGCGAATGCGATTGAAGCGATGAAGCCTAAAAAGAGTCATGTTGTGATTAGCGGTGCTGGTGATCGTCGAGATGAAGATATTCGAGATCTCACTCGCATTCTGGGCAATAGCTTTGATAACGTCATCCTGTATCAAGACCAATGCCAACGTGGCCGTGAAGATGGTGAGGTATTAAAACTGTTGCAAGAAGGTTTGGTTGGCACGACCAAAGCTAAGCGTGTAAAAGAAATTACTGGTGAATTCTTGGCTATTGATACGGCTTTGGATGATCTATCTCCAGGTGATATCTGTTTGATCTTGATTGACCAGGTTGAAGAGTCTCTTGCCTATCTCAAAGAAAAAGTACAGCCCTAA
- a CDS encoding class 1 fructose-bisphosphatase: MTAPANFNTPFQQYLESTKVKGVAIPVGLQELLIAVADTCTTLSHEVAQGALIGLLGSAGTGNVQGEVQQKLDVIANDLLIEGVQGCQSLAGLASEEMELPLPVQGTGDYLLLFDPLDGSSNIDVNVSIGTIFSVLKKQDPTAPLQTADFLLSGRHQVAAGYVVYGPQTTMALTLGDGVVMFTLNKTTGEFVLIKHAVEIAHSTKEFSINMSNMRHWAQPVRRYVEECLAGVSGERDKDFNMRWIASMVADVHRVLSRGGIFMYPWDQREPHKPGKLRLMYEANPMSFLVEQAGGASTNGDQLIMDLIPTDLHERVSVMLGSKEEIERLQHYHAQV, translated from the coding sequence TTGACCGCCCCAGCCAACTTCAATACCCCATTTCAGCAGTACCTAGAGTCCACCAAGGTCAAGGGCGTCGCTATTCCTGTGGGCCTACAAGAACTATTGATTGCGGTTGCTGATACGTGTACGACTCTGAGTCATGAAGTAGCGCAAGGTGCTTTGATTGGCTTATTGGGCTCAGCAGGGACTGGCAATGTGCAGGGCGAGGTTCAGCAAAAGCTAGATGTAATTGCGAACGATTTATTAATTGAGGGGGTGCAAGGCTGTCAATCCCTTGCTGGCTTAGCCTCTGAAGAGATGGAATTGCCATTACCCGTTCAAGGTACTGGCGACTATTTGCTCTTATTTGATCCGCTTGATGGCTCATCTAATATTGATGTGAACGTATCGATCGGCACTATTTTTTCTGTGTTGAAGAAACAAGATCCAACGGCACCCTTACAAACAGCAGACTTTTTATTATCCGGGCGTCATCAAGTGGCTGCTGGTTATGTCGTCTATGGACCTCAGACTACGATGGCCTTGACACTAGGTGATGGCGTGGTGATGTTTACCTTGAATAAGACTACTGGTGAGTTTGTACTCATTAAGCATGCGGTAGAGATTGCCCATTCAACGAAAGAATTCTCCATCAATATGTCAAATATGCGACATTGGGCACAACCTGTTCGTCGTTACGTCGAGGAGTGTTTGGCTGGAGTCAGTGGCGAGCGTGACAAAGATTTTAATATGCGCTGGATTGCTTCTATGGTGGCAGATGTACATCGTGTACTCTCCCGCGGCGGAATATTTATGTACCCATGGGATCAACGTGAGCCCCACAAGCCAGGCAAGTTGCGCTTAATGTATGAGGCTAATCCTATGAGCTTTTTGGTAGAGCAGGCGGGCGGCGCCTCCACCAACGGCGATCAACTCATTATGGATTTAATTCCTACAGACTTACATGAGCGCGTATCCGTCATGTTGGGTTCTAAAGAAGAGATTGAGCGTTTACAGCACTACCATGCACAAGTTTAA
- a CDS encoding type II toxin-antitoxin system VapB family antitoxin — MRTTVTIDDDLYQRGLELAEPGMDKSELFREAMTVFVRVQIAKRLAALGGAAPNMKSIPRRRSKHEGL; from the coding sequence ATGAGAACGACTGTAACGATAGATGACGATCTTTACCAAAGAGGCTTAGAGCTTGCAGAGCCGGGGATGGATAAATCCGAGCTGTTTCGGGAGGCAATGACTGTTTTTGTCAGAGTGCAGATCGCAAAACGCTTAGCAGCTCTGGGTGGTGCAGCCCCTAATATGAAAAGCATCCCTCGCCGTAGATCTAAGCATGAGGGGCTTTAA
- a CDS encoding type II toxin-antitoxin system VapC family toxin, producing MTMVLADTSVWIAHFRKANPSLQSLLINDQILCHPLVLVELSCGSPPSPRVKTLDQLKCLRQATVATPDEVMAFVEKHQFYESGCGAIDVSLLASTLLSKHALIWTFDKKLEALARQLDIAYEESIH from the coding sequence ATGACGATGGTGTTAGCCGATACCTCGGTATGGATTGCTCATTTCAGAAAAGCCAATCCATCACTGCAATCCCTCTTAATTAATGATCAAATTCTCTGCCATCCACTGGTCTTGGTAGAGCTCTCTTGTGGATCCCCGCCCTCCCCCAGAGTCAAAACTTTAGATCAGCTGAAATGCTTACGTCAGGCAACAGTAGCGACTCCAGATGAAGTAATGGCATTTGTAGAAAAGCATCAGTTTTATGAATCAGGTTGTGGAGCCATAGATGTCTCTTTGCTCGCCTCAACGCTGCTATCAAAACATGCCCTCATTTGGACTTTTGATAAAAAGCTAGAGGCACTCGCTAGGCAACTGGATATTGCTTATGAAGAGAGCATTCACTAA